A single genomic interval of Cloacibacillus sp. harbors:
- a CDS encoding GntR family transcriptional regulator: MNSNSPFSSLSQYAPSAAFNTSVETLVVQTLRSAITQGAFYPGQEIDEAAIAEGLQISKMPVRQAIAALEVEGLVTKVPRKKVYVTSLDKHDIEEIYTTRIALEEVAIRTAIKKATEKDYQLLEENLAIPLSQMGGYVGFLEVDKEFHSLLYSPSGWHRVIKYLQQLRNNTAMYRILREPLPSEKLLLSLEEHHAIYIAYLKKDEEMTAKLLREHTLRTIPSLNDITRANDTVSLLQKLK, translated from the coding sequence ATGAATAGTAATAGTCCATTTAGTTCATTAAGCCAATACGCGCCAAGCGCTGCATTTAATACCAGCGTAGAGACTCTGGTAGTACAAACGTTGCGTTCAGCGATAACCCAGGGGGCCTTTTATCCAGGACAGGAGATAGACGAAGCGGCAATCGCCGAAGGCCTCCAAATTAGTAAAATGCCGGTAAGGCAGGCGATAGCAGCTTTAGAAGTTGAGGGGTTGGTGACCAAAGTACCGAGAAAAAAAGTATATGTTACCAGTTTGGATAAACACGATATTGAAGAAATCTATACGACACGCATTGCCCTTGAGGAGGTTGCTATAAGAACAGCCATTAAGAAAGCCACGGAAAAAGACTATCAACTGTTGGAAGAAAATCTTGCGATACCACTCTCTCAGATGGGAGGTTACGTCGGGTTTCTTGAGGTGGATAAAGAGTTCCATTCGTTGCTTTATTCTCCATCAGGGTGGCATCGTGTAATAAAATATTTACAACAGCTACGAAACAACACGGCAATGTATAGAATATTGAGGGAACCGCTACCGTCGGAAAAACTTCTACTTTCATTAGAAGAACATCACGCTATTTATATAGCCTATTTAAAGAAAGATGAAGAAATGACTGCAAAGCTGTTAAGGGAGCATACTTTACGCACGATACCAAGTCTTAATGACATAACTAGAGCGAATGACACGGTATCTCTGCTCCAGAAACTCAAATAA
- a CDS encoding tripartite tricarboxylate transporter TctB family protein, whose translation MSDVQNCKYDFIAGTISFIAGVGLYINVQMQDMMKFDLLGSKFFPKVACVGMMLLGGILVLQSIAKLKYLKAEGNDEAETKESFFNRKKALFVVYSVTYFTALEFSAGFLLMTPIYMFLNILLLKHGKPSIAETLTYVIFSIVVSTVTHQFFSKILYLLLP comes from the coding sequence ATGAGTGATGTGCAGAATTGTAAATATGATTTCATAGCTGGCACGATATCCTTTATCGCCGGTGTGGGGTTATATATCAATGTTCAAATGCAAGATATGATGAAATTCGATCTGTTAGGCTCTAAGTTTTTTCCCAAGGTTGCGTGTGTTGGTATGATGTTACTAGGAGGTATCTTAGTACTCCAGTCTATCGCAAAGTTAAAGTATCTAAAAGCTGAAGGAAACGATGAGGCCGAAACGAAAGAAAGTTTCTTTAATAGAAAAAAGGCTTTGTTTGTAGTTTACTCAGTAACATATTTTACGGCACTTGAATTTTCTGCAGGTTTCCTGCTCATGACTCCTATCTACATGTTTTTAAATATTCTTTTGTTGAAGCATGGAAAACCTTCGATAGCAGAGACACTGACATACGTTATTTTCTCAATTGTAGTGTCTACTGTCACCCATCAGTTCTTTAGTAAAATTCTTTACCTACTTCTTCCGTAA
- a CDS encoding tripartite tricarboxylate transporter permease, with protein MNPDIIQGISSIFAPFPFMLMLLGTFVGIVFGAIPGLTATMGIVLFLPLTFKIDPVSSICLLLGIYTGGISGGLVSAALLRMPGTPSSVATTFDAYPMSQKGEPGRALGIGIFASFIGGLFSSIALIFVAPQVAKIALTFGNFEYFSVSLLALSIVIVLSKKSMIKGLLATFIGLFFATVGSSEIDMVPRFTFGFEELEAGFNIMPFLIGLYAISQIISDMGSNNDVLVPDVPITNVWIGFRNFFKGDFSNVMQSTLIGFFIGLLPGIGGATANVVSYGNAKSHSKHPELFGTGYKSGIIASETSNNAVIAGALVPMLTMGIPGDATTAVLVGALMIHGLQPGPMLFNTNAAFVYSTFSAVFFSNLAMFIMMLVAIRIFIKALSIPKTYLLPFIIVMCVVGAYALNNRIFDAWLLLFFGLVGYCLEKLEFPMTPAILGFVLAPLIENNLRQGLMSSNGSYLPLLEGKISLICLALAVISLTWPFVSGVIKRVKNVI; from the coding sequence GTGAATCCAGATATTATTCAGGGTATCAGTAGTATCTTTGCTCCGTTTCCATTTATGCTTATGTTGCTTGGTACTTTTGTAGGTATTGTTTTTGGCGCGATTCCAGGGTTGACGGCAACGATGGGTATTGTACTTTTTCTTCCACTTACTTTTAAGATAGACCCTGTTTCTTCTATATGTCTCCTGCTTGGTATCTATACAGGAGGTATATCCGGAGGGCTTGTCTCAGCGGCTCTACTTAGAATGCCAGGTACGCCGTCTTCAGTAGCTACGACTTTTGATGCATACCCGATGTCTCAAAAGGGTGAGCCCGGTAGAGCACTTGGGATAGGAATTTTTGCTTCGTTTATAGGTGGGCTTTTCAGTTCAATAGCCCTAATATTTGTGGCGCCGCAGGTTGCAAAAATTGCACTTACCTTTGGAAATTTTGAATATTTTTCAGTGTCGCTCCTTGCATTGAGCATTGTCATAGTGCTTTCAAAAAAATCCATGATAAAAGGATTGTTGGCTACATTTATAGGACTTTTCTTCGCAACCGTTGGTAGTTCTGAAATAGACATGGTTCCACGCTTTACATTTGGATTTGAAGAGCTTGAGGCTGGATTTAATATAATGCCTTTTCTAATAGGGTTATATGCTATATCACAGATAATTTCCGATATGGGATCGAATAACGATGTGCTTGTTCCAGATGTACCGATTACAAATGTATGGATAGGATTCAGAAATTTCTTTAAAGGAGATTTCTCGAATGTGATGCAGAGTACCCTTATCGGTTTTTTTATAGGACTTCTTCCCGGTATCGGAGGTGCCACTGCTAATGTAGTCTCTTACGGAAACGCGAAATCTCATTCAAAACATCCAGAACTTTTTGGTACTGGATATAAAAGTGGGATAATAGCATCAGAAACTTCTAATAATGCGGTGATAGCAGGAGCACTTGTACCTATGCTCACTATGGGCATTCCAGGGGATGCTACCACCGCAGTATTAGTTGGAGCACTGATGATACATGGTCTGCAGCCCGGTCCGATGCTTTTTAACACTAACGCTGCTTTTGTCTATAGTACTTTCTCAGCGGTATTTTTTTCAAATTTGGCCATGTTTATAATGATGCTTGTGGCTATACGGATTTTTATCAAGGCTCTCAGCATACCTAAGACATATCTATTACCCTTCATTATTGTGATGTGCGTTGTGGGTGCCTATGCACTTAATAATCGAATCTTTGACGCTTGGCTTTTGCTTTTCTTTGGGCTTGTAGGGTACTGTCTAGAAAAATTAGAATTTCCAATGACGCCTGCTATTTTAGGTTTTGTTCTCGCTCCTTTGATAGAGAACAATTTGAGGCAAGGGCTGATGTCTAGTAACGGAAGCTATCTGCCTTTATTGGAAGGGAAAATATCTCTTATTTGCCTCGCTTTGGCAGTCATTTCGCTCACATGGCCTTTTGTCAGCGGAGTAATTAAGAGGGTTAAAAATGTAATTTGA
- a CDS encoding tripartite tricarboxylate transporter substrate binding protein, whose protein sequence is MFKKYVAVLMCVLSLVACSCVAAIAADTYPSKPIKMVVGYAPGGGVDTTARIFAKYAEEFLGQPIIITNITGGGGSIGAREVLKAKPDGYTLLWMHEAILSGYITGVAKFSWEEFTPLGKAVATCDAIVVKADAPWKTIDEFMVYLNKNPGKVKMPVEIGSMSQLELAAIDNAAGGKKIVAVSGGGGATRIPKLLGGFLDAASLNAPSIPQYVKDGSLRPLAVCTPERSPFFPGLPTLKERGYDVNKPFNMYVFGPKELPKAVVIKINGALKQMTADPRVKKDLAAILASPSFMTPEEQVKYLANLTKYLQGVAKKAGINQK, encoded by the coding sequence ATGTTCAAAAAATATGTGGCAGTGTTGATGTGTGTGTTGTCTTTAGTAGCATGTTCGTGTGTAGCCGCTATAGCGGCTGATACATATCCTTCAAAACCAATCAAAATGGTAGTTGGGTATGCTCCGGGCGGTGGAGTGGACACTACTGCAAGAATCTTTGCAAAATATGCGGAAGAGTTCCTTGGCCAGCCAATCATCATAACGAATATTACTGGTGGAGGTGGAAGTATTGGTGCAAGAGAGGTGTTAAAGGCGAAACCAGACGGATACACGTTGCTATGGATGCATGAAGCTATACTCTCGGGGTATATAACGGGAGTTGCTAAGTTCAGTTGGGAGGAATTTACACCACTTGGCAAGGCTGTTGCCACATGTGATGCCATCGTTGTCAAGGCTGATGCTCCGTGGAAAACCATAGACGAATTTATGGTTTATCTCAATAAAAATCCGGGCAAGGTTAAAATGCCAGTAGAGATAGGCTCAATGAGTCAGTTAGAGCTTGCCGCAATTGACAATGCTGCAGGTGGCAAAAAAATCGTCGCTGTGAGTGGCGGTGGTGGAGCTACGCGAATCCCTAAACTACTCGGAGGCTTTCTTGATGCTGCTTCTCTGAATGCTCCGTCAATCCCGCAATATGTTAAAGATGGTTCCCTTCGTCCTTTGGCGGTTTGCACTCCCGAACGTAGTCCGTTTTTTCCGGGGCTTCCTACATTGAAGGAACGTGGTTACGATGTAAATAAACCATTTAATATGTACGTTTTTGGGCCAAAGGAGCTTCCGAAAGCAGTTGTGATAAAGATTAACGGTGCGCTTAAGCAAATGACCGCGGATCCTAGAGTAAAGAAAGATCTTGCCGCCATATTAGCAAGTCCAAGCTTTATGACACCCGAAGAACAGGTAAAGTACCTTGCCAATCTTACAAAATATCTTCAGGGTGTTGCTAAAAAAGCTGGAATTAATCAGAAATAA